Proteins encoded within one genomic window of Mesobacillus subterraneus:
- a CDS encoding AbrB/MazE/SpoVT family DNA-binding domain-containing protein: MANRLTNQQGSGANIYSSAYTSTLSSKNQVTVPSKIREIINAQPGDQVLFAVTADNEVVVKVNKKDSLLALFGSMQPKEKSEPKDWQSIREQARDEMTAPNN; encoded by the coding sequence ATGGCGAACCGGCTTACCAACCAACAAGGTTCTGGAGCAAACATATACTCTAGTGCTTATACTTCGACACTTTCCTCAAAGAATCAAGTAACAGTGCCTTCTAAAATTAGAGAGATCATAAATGCACAACCTGGGGATCAAGTTTTATTTGCCGTAACTGCAGATAACGAAGTGGTAGTGAAGGTAAATAAAAAGGATTCACTACTTGCTCTATTTGGCAGCATGCAACCAAAGGAAAAGTCTGAACCAAAGGATTGGCAATCAATTAGAGAACAAGCACGGGATGAAATGACAGCTCCTAATAACTAA
- a CDS encoding putative quinol monooxygenase, whose product MLIIHATFQVKAEQESEFLNEIQQLITASRAEEGNLSYDLLKDTEKTGVYTMVETWKDMVAVKAHNQSSHFTAFTAKAPQYMAAPADVKLYNAEPLG is encoded by the coding sequence ATGTTAATCATTCACGCCACTTTTCAAGTAAAAGCAGAACAGGAATCCGAATTTCTTAACGAAATCCAACAACTGATTACAGCTTCAAGAGCAGAAGAAGGCAACCTTTCTTACGATTTGTTAAAAGACACCGAAAAAACCGGAGTCTATACAATGGTCGAAACTTGGAAAGACATGGTCGCAGTCAAGGCTCATAACCAATCCAGCCACTTTACAGCCTTCACGGCAAAAGCACCACAATATATGGCAGCACCCGCCGATGTAAAACTATACAATGCCGAACCTTTAGGATAA
- a CDS encoding PIN domain-containing protein, with product MESHLLDANAIVRFLTNDDPIQSPAAYDLFEKAVEGKYHLILIPLIVTECCWVLQSKRYGFSKTEIAEKMSQIVSANGIKTVDKESVLKALYGYSTYNVDFVDAYLAAISLTEEYGPLITWNVKDFKRLGAEFYTPEQIVHSSETE from the coding sequence TTGGAATCTCATCTTCTTGATGCAAATGCAATTGTACGGTTTTTAACAAATGATGATCCAATACAGTCACCGGCAGCTTATGATTTATTTGAAAAAGCAGTCGAAGGAAAATATCATTTAATACTGATTCCTTTGATCGTCACTGAGTGCTGCTGGGTACTTCAATCAAAAAGGTATGGCTTTTCAAAAACGGAAATTGCTGAAAAAATGAGCCAGATTGTTTCAGCCAATGGGATAAAGACAGTTGACAAAGAAAGTGTACTTAAAGCCTTATACGGTTATAGTACCTATAATGTTGATTTTGTTGACGCATATTTAGCTGCCATATCATTGACAGAAGAATATGGGCCCCTCATTACCTGGAACGTAAAAGATTTCAAGCGTCTTGGTGCTGAGTTTTATACACCTGAACAGATAGTACATTCGAGTGAAACGGAATAA
- a CDS encoding nitroreductase family protein: MTKQNDFKHIITVRRSIRNYDPAVKIAREEMAEILEEATLTPSSLNLQPWRFAVIESEQGKEKLAPLAKFNQRQVATSAAVIAVFVDMKTEDYVENIYNAAVEKGYMPAEVRDQQLPSIKGLLDAATFEQKKEMYLIDAGLVSMQLMLAARAHGYDTNPIGGYEKDRIAEAFDMDKERYYPVMLISIGKAADQGYPSVRLPVDEIAEWK; this comes from the coding sequence ATGACGAAACAAAATGACTTCAAGCATATCATCACAGTCCGCCGCTCAATCAGGAATTATGATCCTGCTGTAAAGATCGCAAGAGAGGAAATGGCCGAAATCCTTGAGGAAGCCACCCTGACCCCATCTTCGCTTAATCTTCAGCCTTGGAGATTTGCCGTGATTGAATCAGAACAAGGAAAAGAAAAGCTGGCTCCTCTAGCAAAATTCAATCAAAGGCAAGTCGCTACTTCTGCGGCTGTCATCGCCGTTTTTGTGGACATGAAGACCGAGGATTACGTAGAAAACATCTACAATGCCGCAGTGGAAAAAGGATACATGCCTGCTGAGGTAAGAGATCAGCAGCTTCCGTCCATAAAAGGTCTATTAGATGCTGCGACATTTGAACAGAAAAAAGAGATGTATTTAATCGACGCAGGCCTTGTTTCCATGCAGCTGATGCTTGCAGCCCGAGCTCACGGCTATGATACAAATCCCATTGGCGGATATGAAAAGGATCGTATTGCCGAAGCCTTTGACATGGACAAGGAACGCTATTATCCTGTCATGCTGATCTCAATCGGGAAAGCAGCTGATCAGGGATATCCATCCGTCCGCTTGCCTGTTGACGAAATTGCAGAATGGAAATAA